The Erythrobacter litoralis HTCC2594 nucleotide sequence TCTCGGTCACCAATTGCTGCCGCCCTGTGCCGATATCGTAGATATAGATGCGCGGATTGCCGTCGACGTAGCTGAGATAGAGCAGGCGGCGGTAATCGGGCGAGTAGCGCGGTGTCAGCGCCGTCGCGCGACCGGTGGTGATGAAGCGATGGTTGGCCCCGTCGCTGTCCATGATGGCCAGCCGCTTGGTGCGATTATCCTTGGGACCGGTTTCGGCGATGTAGGCGATACGGCTATCGAAGAACGGACTTTCGCCCGTCAGGCGCGAATAGACGAGGTCCGAACACTTGTGCGCCGCGCGGCGCCAATCGGCGGGCGGCACCACCCAGCCGGAGCGGACGAGCTCGTCGCGGAGGGCCATGTCGTAAAGATAGCAGCCGACGACAAGATTGCCGTCACCGCGCGCGCGGACGTAGCCGTGAACGAGCATTTCCGCGCCGCGGTTGGACCAGACCGCCCATTGCGGATCGGTGATCTGCGGAAAGGTCGGCCGCGGCAGCCCGTCGGGTCCCGAAGGCTTGAACAGTCCGTTGTTGCGCAGATTGTTGCTGATTACCCGGGCAAGTTCGGCCCCGAGCGCGCCCGTACCCTGCGCGTTGGCAGGAGTTGCAACGTCCCGGTCGGTGGCGAAGGCCGGGATGGCAATGCCGAGATCGTCGAGATTACCCTCGAAGGAGACCGAGCCGGTGAGACCGCCTTCATCACCATCCTGCGCCGACGAGGCATCGGCGGCGACCTGCTCGACCGCACCACCGCGTGGCGGCGGCGAGGCGAGGTCCTGCGCGGCTAGCGGAGTAATCAGGCCCACCAGGGCGAAGGCACCGAGCAGCGTGCCTCTCGACAAGGCATCTCGACCTTGCTCGATGCCTGCACGAGACCAACGGTTCAAAAAAATTCCGTTCGTCCCGAGCAGCGATCGAGCGAAGCGGAGCGAAGACGAGAGCGCGTGTCGAGGGGTCATTGCGAAAGTTTCCAATCGAAGCTGAACGCCGAGATGTT carries:
- the tolB gene encoding Tol-Pal system beta propeller repeat protein TolB, translated to MSRGTLLGAFALVGLITPLAAQDLASPPPRGGAVEQVAADASSAQDGDEGGLTGSVSFEGNLDDLGIAIPAFATDRDVATPANAQGTGALGAELARVISNNLRNNGLFKPSGPDGLPRPTFPQITDPQWAVWSNRGAEMLVHGYVRARGDGNLVVGCYLYDMALRDELVRSGWVVPPADWRRAAHKCSDLVYSRLTGESPFFDSRIAYIAETGPKDNRTKRLAIMDSDGANHRFITTGRATALTPRYSPDYRRLLYLSYVDGNPRIYIYDIGTGRQQLVTESTNPTFAPRWSPDGRWILYSMAVNGNTDIYRVSAEGGPSVRLTTEPGIDVGGSYSPDGSQIVFESDRSGSQQVYIMNSDGTNQRRISFFGGRAATPEWSPRGDQIAFTYIPGDFNIAVMSPNGRNFRKLSNGWQDEAPTWAPNGRIIQFFRTERNTGRTALYQVDLTGDNLRRLNTPVDASDPAWGPILP